In Zingiber officinale cultivar Zhangliang chromosome 6A, Zo_v1.1, whole genome shotgun sequence, a single genomic region encodes these proteins:
- the LOC121997521 gene encoding calreticulin-like, translating to MAIGRRPPLVAAAFAVALAVASIVSAEVYFEERFGDGWENRWVKSDWKKDENMAGDWNYTSGKWSGDPEDNGIQTAEDYRFYAISAQFPEFSNKDKTLVLQYSVKHEQKLDCGGGYIKLLSGEVDQKKFGGDTPYSIMFGPDICGYSTKKVHAIFSHNEKNHLIKKEVTCESDQLTHVYTFIVRPDATFSILIDNNEKQTGSLYTDWDILPPKQIKDPDAKKPEDWDDKENIPDPEDKKPEGYDDIPKEIPDTDAKKPEDWDDEEDGEWTAPTIPNPEYKGPWKQKKIKNPNYQGKWKAPLIDNPDFKDDPYIYAYSNLRYVAFELWQVKAGSIFDNILVSDDPEYAKKFAEETWGKLKDAEKAAFDEAEKKKAEEESKDDISDAEDEDEADDSADEADSKADSDIEDEAAHDEL from the exons ATGGCGATCGGTAGAAGACCGCCTCTCGTCGCCGCCGCCTTCGCAGTGGCGCTCGCTGTAGCATCTATCGTCTCCGCCGAGGTCTACTTCGAGGAGCGTTTCGGAG ATGGATGGGAGAATCGGTGGGTCAAATCGGACTGGAAAAAAGATGAAAACATGGCTGGAGATTGGAACTATACATCTGGAAAATGGTCTGGAGATCCAGAGGATAATG GAATCCAAACCGCGGAAGATTATAGATTCTATGCCATTTCGGCACAGTTCCCTGAATTCAGCAACAAGGACAAGACATTAGTTTTGCAGTACTCTGTTAAACATGAGCAGAAACTTGATTGTGGGGGTGGCTACATCAAGCTACTCAGTGGTGAAGTTGATCAGAAAAAATTTGGTGGAGATACTCCCTATAG CATTATGTTTGGCCCCGATATTTGTGGGTACAGCACAAAAAAAGTGCACGCTATCTTCTCACACAATGAAAAGAACCATTTGATTAAGAAAGAAGTAACATGCGAGAGTGATCAGCTAACTCATGTTTACACCTTCATTGTCCGACCTGATGCTACATTCAGCATCCTCATTGATAACAATGAGAAACAAACTGGTAGTTTGTATACTGACTGGGATATCCTTCCTCCAAAGCAAATCAAGGATCCTGATGCAAAGAAG CCAGAAGATTGGGATGACAAGGAGAACATCCCAGACCCTGAGGACAAAAAACCAGAG GGCTATGATGACATTCCTAAAGAGATTCCTGATACTGATGCTAAGAAG CCTGAAGATTGGGATGATGAAGAAGATGGTGAATGGACGGCCCCAACTATTCCAAATCCTGAATATAAGGGTCCCTGGAAGCAAAAG AAAATTAAGAACCCTAATTACCAGGGAAAATGGAAGGCTCCATTGATTGACAATCCTG ATTTCAAGGACGATCCATACATCTATGCTTACTCCAACTTGAGATATGTAGCCTTTGAGTTGTGGCAG GTCAAAGCTGGGTCTATCTTCGATAACATCTTGGTCAGTGACGATCCCGAGTACGCAAAGAAATTTGCAGAAGAAACATGGGGCAAGCTTAAGGAC GCTGAAAAGGCAGCATTTGACGAGGCTGAGAAAAAGAAGGCTGAAGAG GAAAGCAAGGATGACATTTCCGACGCAGAG GACGAGGACGAAGCTGACGATTCCGCAGATGAAGCTGATTCCAAGGCGGATTCAGATATAGAGGACGAGGCTGCTCat GATGAGCTTTAG
- the LOC121997522 gene encoding universal stress protein PHOS32-like codes for MAADRRVGVAVDFSPCSKAALRWAVENMVRDGDHLILVNVQKEGHYEEGEMQLWETTGSPFIPLTELSDPGIVKKYGVKPDAETLDILNTVARQKEVVVLLKIYWGDAHEKICEAIDNIPLSCLIIGNRGLGKLKRVLLGSVSSHVVNNGTCPVTVVKNFDHGS; via the exons ATGGCTGCGGATCGGAGGGTGGGTGTGGCAGTGGACTTTTCGCCATGCAGCAAAGCGGCGCTCCGCTGGGCCGTGGAGAACATGGTGAGGGACGGCGACCACCTCATCCTCGTCAATGTCCAGAAGGAGGGACACTACGAGGAGGGCGAGATGCAGCTCTGGGAGACCACCGGATCAC CATTTATCCCCCTCACAGAGTTATCTGATCCTGGTATTGTAAAGAAATATGGTGTGAAGCCAGATGCTGAAACTTTGGACATACTCAACACTGTAGCCCGGCAAAAGGAG GTCGTTGTTCTGTTGAAGATCTACTGGGGAGATGCCCACGAAAAGATATGTGAAGCTATTGATAACATCCCCCTCAGCTGCTTGATCATTGGGAATAGAGGGCTTGGGAAGCTCAAGAG GGTGCTTCTGGGCAGTGTGAGCAGCCACGTGGTGAACAATGGAACTTGCCCTGTTACAGTTGTTAAGAACTTTGATCATGGAAGTTAA